A single Paenibacillus sp. FSL R5-0517 DNA region contains:
- a CDS encoding beta-galactosidase — MNTYLPVQMGVDYYPEHWDPSLWEQDARLMADSGVRIVRVGEFAWSRMEPTDGQFEWAWLDQAIDTLHRHGLQIVIGTPTMTPPRWLTEKCPDVLPLLPNGQPYHEGIRGHRCYNSPSMRTYSARIVQKLTERYAEHAAIIGWQTDNEFSFTDCQCAACAEAFREWVRVRYHSLDQLNQAWGTVVWSGEYSDWEQVTPPYGGSSFQNPSFLLDYSRFQSDSIVEFQHIQVEIIRRNCPAHLVTHNFHSYPQKADQYKIGQELDFASFDYYPNPSPNKTDTAPYSGALSLDLTRGIKRRNFWIMEQLSGPPGCWFPMWRTPQPGFLRAYAWQTIARGADAVVHFRWRSAPVGAEQFWHGLIDHSNVPGRRFKEFQQLCTEVNRLSERLQGSTLHNEVAILHSHDQLNALRIQPQAEGLEYYENMKVWHRALTKLGISTDVIHPSEPLDGYKIIIAPHLYLLDETTAECLQSFAAAGGILVLTHRTGVKNDNNVCVMAPLPGLLSNCSGVRVTEYDPVGGDTVQIRDEQGRLYNASQWVDVLELDTAQPVAVYADQFYAESAAVTRNHWGKGEVYYVAIQPEEAYLSQLLRSIAEGCDLSGIQTLPHGVQVTTRSGPNGTFRFILNLSPEPASIELHASYTSALDGKPKGPHLELDGYAIEILEIQ, encoded by the coding sequence ATGAATACATACCTTCCCGTACAAATGGGCGTGGATTATTATCCAGAACATTGGGACCCTTCCCTGTGGGAACAGGATGCCCGTTTAATGGCTGACAGCGGAGTGCGCATTGTGCGTGTGGGTGAGTTCGCCTGGAGCCGAATGGAACCCACTGATGGACAATTTGAATGGGCATGGCTTGATCAAGCGATTGATACCTTACATCGTCATGGACTGCAAATTGTAATTGGTACACCAACCATGACACCCCCACGCTGGCTTACGGAAAAATGTCCTGATGTTCTGCCTTTGCTTCCAAATGGTCAACCATATCACGAAGGCATTCGGGGTCATCGCTGTTATAACAGTCCCAGTATGCGAACATACAGTGCAAGAATTGTGCAAAAACTGACTGAGCGCTATGCTGAACATGCGGCAATCATCGGCTGGCAGACCGATAACGAATTCAGCTTCACGGATTGTCAGTGCGCCGCTTGTGCCGAAGCTTTTCGTGAATGGGTTCGTGTTCGCTACCACAGTCTGGATCAGCTAAACCAAGCTTGGGGGACTGTCGTCTGGAGTGGTGAATATAGCGATTGGGAACAGGTTACGCCGCCGTATGGAGGCTCCTCGTTCCAGAACCCTTCATTCCTGCTGGACTACTCCCGTTTTCAATCGGATTCCATTGTGGAATTTCAACATATTCAGGTCGAGATTATTCGTCGCAATTGTCCTGCGCATTTGGTCACCCATAATTTTCACAGTTATCCGCAAAAGGCGGATCAGTATAAAATCGGTCAGGAGCTGGACTTCGCTTCTTTTGATTATTATCCGAACCCTTCACCGAACAAAACAGATACCGCACCATACAGCGGCGCGCTCTCTTTGGATCTGACACGCGGCATTAAACGCCGCAACTTCTGGATCATGGAGCAGCTGAGCGGCCCTCCGGGATGCTGGTTTCCGATGTGGCGTACACCGCAGCCCGGCTTCCTGCGTGCTTACGCTTGGCAGACGATTGCTCGTGGAGCCGATGCGGTTGTGCATTTCCGCTGGCGGAGTGCACCTGTGGGAGCGGAGCAGTTCTGGCATGGGCTGATTGATCACAGCAATGTTCCGGGGCGACGTTTCAAGGAGTTTCAACAGCTATGTACCGAAGTGAACAGACTCAGTGAGCGACTACAGGGTTCAACATTGCATAATGAAGTTGCGATTCTGCATTCGCATGATCAATTGAACGCCCTTCGAATTCAGCCACAAGCCGAAGGACTGGAATACTACGAAAATATGAAGGTCTGGCATCGCGCGTTGACCAAATTGGGCATCAGTACGGATGTTATACACCCTTCGGAGCCACTGGATGGCTATAAAATCATCATTGCTCCGCATCTGTACCTGCTGGATGAGACTACAGCAGAATGTCTGCAATCCTTTGCAGCAGCCGGAGGCATCTTGGTCTTAACCCATCGCACGGGTGTCAAGAACGACAATAACGTCTGTGTCATGGCACCGCTCCCAGGTCTGTTATCTAACTGTAGTGGTGTGCGGGTTACGGAGTATGATCCTGTTGGCGGGGATACCGTTCAGATTCGTGACGAACAAGGCCGTCTATATAACGCTTCCCAATGGGTGGATGTACTGGAACTGGACACTGCACAGCCGGTCGCTGTGTATGCCGATCAATTTTATGCCGAAAGTGCCGCTGTCACCCGGAATCACTGGGGTAAAGGTGAAGTCTATTATGTGGCAATCCAGCCGGAAGAAGCGTACTTGAGCCAGTTATTGCGAAGCATCGCAGAAGGTTGTGACCTTTCCGGAATTCAGACTTTGCCACATGGCGTACAGGTGACCACCCGCTCGGGTCCGAATGGAACGTTCCGTTTTATTCTGAATCTGAGCCCCGAACCTGCCTCCATTGAACTCCATGCTTCATATACCAGTGCACTGGACGGGAAACCGAAAGGACCTCATCTGGAGCTGGACGGTTATGCGATCGAGATCCTGGAAATTCAATAA
- a CDS encoding AraC family transcriptional regulator encodes MRTHWFMPEPGFAGYTCYPLAYGRYLDPEHEEHRPDGIREYNLHLIFSGQGYVRTEQGNVRLVAGQGFLYAPGQAQHYYADPSDPWDVRWIHLQAYDLERLLDLRSPDKVWLFSFSGFERFEAPHEQLCQLGRHYESVHEPRLSAVLYELLVELTRNSESLAGASILSHQDTIRSTADYIRRHCTQPLSLADMANTAGYSVYYFNRMFKSIMGVPPGRYLLDCRMLAAKKSLADSDLTVKQIASQCGFTHSSYFIRMFRTYIGMTPQQFRLLYRSGSGEADAISAED; translated from the coding sequence ATGCGAACACATTGGTTTATGCCTGAGCCGGGATTCGCCGGGTACACTTGTTATCCGCTGGCCTATGGAAGATATCTCGATCCAGAGCATGAGGAGCATCGTCCAGACGGGATACGGGAATACAATCTGCATCTGATTTTCAGTGGACAGGGATATGTCAGAACAGAACAGGGAAACGTGCGGTTGGTGGCTGGACAAGGTTTTCTATATGCACCAGGACAAGCTCAACATTATTATGCTGATCCCTCGGATCCTTGGGATGTCAGATGGATTCATCTACAAGCCTATGATCTGGAGCGATTGCTGGACCTCCGCAGTCCAGACAAGGTTTGGCTGTTTTCATTTTCAGGATTCGAACGCTTCGAGGCGCCGCATGAACAATTATGTCAGCTTGGTAGACATTATGAGAGTGTGCATGAACCCAGATTGTCTGCTGTGCTGTATGAGTTACTGGTTGAACTTACAAGAAATTCGGAGTCGCTGGCGGGGGCTTCTATACTGAGTCATCAGGATACGATTCGTTCAACGGCCGATTACATCCGTCGTCATTGTACGCAGCCGCTCAGTCTTGCCGACATGGCAAATACCGCGGGATACAGCGTGTATTATTTTAATCGCATGTTCAAAAGCATCATGGGGGTTCCCCCGGGCCGATATCTGCTGGATTGCCGTATGCTGGCGGCGAAGAAAAGTCTGGCCGATTCAGATCTGACAGTGAAGCAGATTGCTTCCCAATGCGGATTCACGCACAGCAGTTACTTTATTCGTATGTTCCGTACTTACATTGGAATGACGCCGCAGCAATTCAGGCTGCTCTATAGATCAGGTAGTGGAGAGGCAG